One Xiphophorus maculatus strain JP 163 A chromosome 10, X_maculatus-5.0-male, whole genome shotgun sequence genomic region harbors:
- the LOC102219373 gene encoding alpha-tectorin-like isoform X9, with protein sequence MAGRILLPLLLLSATAGVATQTTTASETTQAGISTQRQAGVSTQSQAGISTQRQAGVSTQSQAGLSTQRQAGVSTQSQAGVSTQSQAGISTQRQAGVSTQSQAGISTQRQAGVSTQSQAGLSTQRQAGVTSQSQAGMTNQSQAGLSTQRQAGVSTQSQAGVTNQSQAGLSTQQQAGVSTQSQAGVSTQSQAGLSTQQQAGVSTQSQAGFSTQRQAGVSTQSQAGVTNQSQAGLSTQRQAGVTSQSQAGLSTQQQAGVSTQSQAGFSTQRQAGVSTQSQAGVTNQSQAGFSTQRQAGVSTQSQAGVTNQSQAGFSTQRQAGVSTQSQAGVTNQSQAGLSTQQQAGVTSQSQAGLSTQRQAGVSTQSQAGLSTQRQAGMTNQSQAGLSTQQQAGVSTQSQAGLSTQRQAGVSTQSQAGMTNQSQAGLSTQQQAGVSTQSQAGLSTQRQAGVSTQSQAGVTNQSQAGLSTQRQAGVSTQSQAGLSTQRQAGVSTQSQAGLSTQQQAGVSTQSQAGVSTQSQAGMSTQSQAGVSTQRQAGVTPQSQGPLYPIAGTISSQSDDGSSPAISLLRSFNYFGQSYSQIYVNHNGDLTFDAPWYSYTPQRFPMYGSKDVIAPFWTDLDNRGNGDIYYIQYTSGSILQQVTQDINRYFPALNFQANWVFIATWHEVAYFPTTGTQTTFQAVLTTNGQYSFVLMNYGSIASTSRYVQAGYDTISSSHHFTIPGSFSSDATGPNSTFSLGSNVNVPGRWAFRVDHGSLVCNFNGQPVQLGDSFWSDSTCAQKCICTRAGLQCSNNPCSFSQICRPAAFQYSCQTVQRQTCTVTGDPHYYTFDNSVFHFQGTCTYVLSEQCQNGLPYYRVEGKNGHQGSTHVSWTVLVKVFVHDENIELVKGHQSQAKVNGSFVSTPFSLRNGSIQVYQSGFSVIISTDFGLMVSYDRFLYVRISLPYTYQNSTCGLCGNFNNRPEDDFRTREGEVVSSDVDFANSWKAAGDDEPGCDPHCSGLACAGCTAAQTALYRNSAHCGILENSTGPFAACHQQLPPRSFVDSCVYDLCVSGGYQPILCQALNVYSSQCQQNGIQPQSWRRSGFCEIPCPANSHFEAQGTGCPSTCVNPNSTNNCPLPNQESCVCNSGYLLSGGVCVPHSDCGCSFEGHYYRSGETVILDADCGRRCTCRFGSMTCSSHTCGQHESCRVEDGVRGCRPNSFATCWTRGPGSYNTFDGVMYQYPGACRLTLAKVMGSSDRTHFMITVEKVPQGPQGFSNVLKFEAQGTQVAIEMSNTSTVKVDGQLTRLPFSSGSNRIRIFQSSTHSVILRTAFGVTLQTVWPHFVRVTAPGVYSGLLGGLCGNYNADQNDDFRTPNGTLVTDSQMFGDSWRDGSLADHCVESRPRNPATNLRSSEYCGVLTSPTGPFTSCWAAVNPWQQVDACVEILQGSRDPASTLCEVLRDYALMCQHNDGSLGQWRNATGCVPTCPSNSHYELCGSSCPSSCPSLSFPFTCDTQCQEGCQCNDGFVLNGNQCVPPTSCGCFHDGRYRQAGEQFWDGEACQSFCTCNGVTGVVQCSPNSCGPQESCHVVGGEFGCHPNPHGTCSASGDPHYLTFDGKAYDFQGTCRYVLATVCNDTVDLHQFSVKAKNEPWFGLPVSITAEVVVDVLGYEVRMSRGNIGTVEVNGITRNLPIVFNGSLSIFGSGSQTFVNAAFGLSVMYDGSSTVSISVPPSYRGNMCGLCGNFNGNQTDDFHTPSGALSNTADAFGAAWKVPGNHTCSDGCGSSCAQCNDDRSARAQCEVIRAADGPFSFCHEEVDPAPYFSDCVFDVCVSGNRGSDLLCRALETYVSACQSANVRIYPWRQNTTCRTECPANSHYELCGTDCGHTCASSIDAACDHVCSEGCFCDEGFSRSGTSCVPVESCGCQHDGFYFNAGESFWTDGCSQQCECQAPNVLICSPSSCTPTQECTIRDGQLGCYDAMSTCTVLGDPHYITFDGALTHFQGSCSYVITESLRHSNNETQYKVVATNKHRGNNFVSFVSSVDIFLSNHPESAHVRLGPNKRVKVNGAEVSLPTTAGTFGQVMRQGSYIVFNAADVVVQFDGSSTLLVRMGRNYQNRVSGMCGNFNGDPNDDKVLPNGTLAQNDNQFGHSWKSETSQEGCGSTDQRSGDGLSDCRFIEEYKELCRVITNTSGPFSSCHLHSNPQPFFTSCVYDLCLYTPANGMLCSAVSAYEKTCTNLGLSIPNWRSPLRCAETDPCEQLDCAEYEWCGKKNGVYGCFCDEQHHRPNNESYDSNIECSSSSGTMSVSRCQLFEAGFHSSALHLHDSSCNGTLQDGRLIFHFDNDGHLCGTALRSNGTHFMYENTIQGHVDPHGGLISRERNLHLDFSCVYPLAQALSMAVGINPVESILRKKLPVGTGSYSVRMIPYEDEGFHFPLSTNGNIELEVDQMFYMEVRTEGVDQRQFATVLDSCWATPVNQANYPVRWDLIASQCPNPEDGTVEVIQNGVSTVSRFSFRMFSFTNHTQIYLHCSVHLCLLRNNNCRAHCYPGYHTLFKRDVSYHDSSALSIGPLVLVAQPNTGGLIQRNGVNRKISTSDGTGHLASIVTLIVSLLMTRILVN encoded by the exons ctGGATTGTCAACTCAACAACAAG ctGGAGTGTCAACTCAAAGTCAAG ctgGATTTTCAACTCAGCGTCAAG ctGGAGTGTCAACTCAAAGTCAAG ctGGAGTGACAAATCAAAGTCAAG ctgGATTTTCAACTCAGCGTCAAG ctGGAGTGTCAACTCAAAGTCAAG ctGGAGTGACAAATCAAAGTCAAG ctgGATTTTCAACTCAGCGTCAAG ctGGAGTGTCAACTCAAAGTCAAG ctGGAGTGACAAATCAAAGTCAAG ctGGATTGTCAACTCAACAACAAG ctGGAGTGACATCTCAAAGTCAAG ctgGATTGTCAACTCAGCGTCAAG ctGGAGTGTCAACACAAAGTCAAG ctgGATTGTCAACTCAGCGTCAAG ctGGAATGACAAATCAAAGTCAAG ctGGATTGTCAACTCAACAACAAG ctGGAGTGTCAACTCAAAGTCAAG ctgGATTGTCAACTCAGCGTCAAG ctGGAGTGTCAACTCAAAGTCAAG ctGGAATGACAAATCAAAGTCAAG ctgGATTGTCAACTCAACAACAAG ctGGAGTGTCAACACAAAGTCAAG ctgGATTGTCAACTCAGCGTCAAG ctGGAGTGTCAACTCAAAGTCAAG ctGGAGTGACAAATCAAAGTCAAG ctgGATTGTCAACTCAGCGTCAAG ctGGAGTGTCAACACAAAGTCAAG ctgGATTGTCAACTCAGCGTCAAG ctGGAGTGTCAACTCAAAGTCAAG ctGGATTGTCAACTCAACAACAAG ctGGAGTGTCAACTCAAAGTCAAG ctGGAGTGTCAACTCAAAGTCAAG CTGGAATGTCAACTCAAAGTCAAG ctgGAGTATCAACTCAGCGTCAAG CTGGAGTGACACCTCAAAGTCAAG gaCCCCTCTACCCAATTGCTGGAACAATAAGCTCTCAATCAGATGATGGAAGCTCACCTGCAATTTCACTCCTACGATCCTTTAACTATTTTGGACAGTCTTACTCTCAGATTTAC GTGAACCACAACGGAGATCTGACCTTTGATGCACCATGGTATAGTTATACTCCTCAACGTTTTCCAATGTATGGAAGCAAAGACGTCATTGCTCCGTTCTGGACTGATTTAGACAACAGAGGAAATGGTGATATCTACTATATTCAGTACACCAGCGGCTCTATTCTCCAACAAGTTACACAGGACATCAATAGATACTTCCCAGCTCTTAACTTTCAGGCAAACTGGGTCTTCATAGCAACATGGCATGAAGTTGCCTATTTTCCAACAACTGGAACA CAAACAACCTTTCAGGCAGTCTTGACTACCAATGGCCAATATTCATTTGTGCTGATGAATTATGGCTCAATAGCCTCCACGTCAAGATATGTACAG GCTGGATACGATACGATCAGTTCCTCTCACCACTTCACCATCCCTGGATCATTCTCTAGTGACGCAACCGGACCTAACTCAACTTTTAGTCTTGGCAGTAATGTCAACGTACCCGGTCGCTGGGCCTTCCGTGTCGATCATGGATCATTAGTCTGTAATTTTAATG gtcaACCTGTTCAACTTGGTGACTCTTTCTGGAGTGACAGCACCTGTGCACAGAAATGCATCTGCACCAGAGCAGGGCTGCAATGCTCCAACAATCCCTGCTCCTTCTCCCAAATCTGTCGGCCAGCTGCCTTTCAGTACTCCTGCCAGACTGTGCAAAGACAAACCTGCACCGTCACTGGAGATCCACATTACTACACCTTTGACAACTCAGTGTTTCACTTTCAAGGCACATGCACTTACGTTCTGTCAGAGCAGTGTCAGAACGGACTGCCCTACTACAGAGTGGAGGGGAAGAATGGGCATCAGGGTAGCACTCATGTTTCATGGACAGTACTGGTCAAAGTCTTTGTTCATGATGAAAATATCGAGCTGGTTAAAGGACATCAAAGTCAGGCCAAG GTCAACGGAAGCTTTGTATCAACTCCGTTTTCCCTCAGAAACGGCTCTATCCAGGTTTATCAGTCAGGTTTCTCTGTGATCATCAGCACTGACTTTGGCCTGATGGTTTCTTATGACAGGTTTTTATATGTCCGAATCAGTTTGCCCTACACTTACCAAAATAGCACATGTGGGCTCTGCGGAAACTTCAACAATCGCCCTGAGGATGACTTTCGAACCCGTGAAGGTGAAGTGGTGAGCTCTGATGTGGATTTTGCCAACAGCTGGAAAGCTGCTGGTGATGATGAGCCTGGCTGTGATCCTCATTGTTCAGGTCTGGCCTGTGCTGGCTGCACAGCAGCTCAGACAGCACTGTACAGAAACTCTGCCCACTGTGGTATTCTTGAGAACAGCACAGGTCCGTTTGCTGCATGCCATCAACAACTTCCTCCAAGATCTTTTGTGGACAGCTGTGTGTATGATCTCTGTGTCAGTGGAGGGTATCAACCCATTCTGTGCCAAGCCCTAAATGTCTACTCAAGTCAGTGTCAACAAAATGGGATCCAGCCGCAAAGCTGGCGGCGTTCTGGCTTCTGTG AAATCCCCTGCCCAGCCAATAGCCACTTTGAGGCCCAGGGTACAGGATGTCCATCTACATGTGTCAACCCCAATTCCACCAACAACTGCCCCCTCCCAAACCAAGAGAGCTGTGTCTGCAATTCAGGCTACCTCCTGAGTGGAGGGGTCTGTGTCCCTCATTCTGACTGTGGCTGCAGCTTTGAGGGTCACTACTACCGCTCAGGAGAAACTGTCATACTGGATGCAGACTGTGGGAGGCGCTGTACATGCAGATTTGGCTCCATGACTTGCAGCTCTCACACCTGTGGCCAACATGAGTCCTGCAGGGTGGAGGATGGAGTAAGAGGTTGCAGACCAAACAGCTTTGCAACATGTTGGACAAGAGGCCCAGGATCATACAATACATTTGATGGAGTGATGTATCAGTACCCTGGAGCATGTCGCCTGACCCTTGCCAAAGTTATGGGATCCTCTGATCGCACACACTTCATGattactgtggaaaaagttcctCAGGGGCCACAGGGTTTCTCTAATGTGCTAAAATTTGAGGCACAGGGAACACAAGTTGCTATTGAGATGTCAAATACTAGCACCGTTAAG GTTGATGGCCAACTGACCAGACTGCCATTCAGCTCTGGATCCAACAGAATCCGTATCTTCCAAAGCAGCACTCACAGTGTCATCCTTCGCACAGCCTTTGGTGTAACTCTGCAGACTGTCTGGCCTCATTTTGTCCGTGTCACTGCACCAGGTGTCTACAGTGGTTTATTAGGTGGACTTTGTGGAAACTACAATGCTGACCAGAATGACGATTTCCGTACACCCAATGGTACTCTAGTCACTGACTCCCAGATGTTTGGGGACAGTTGGCGAGATGGCTCCCTGGCAGATCACTGTGTGGAAAGCAGACCTCGTAATCCTGCAACCAATTTACGTTCCAGTGAGTACTGTGGAGTTCTTACTTCACCCACTGGGCCCTTTACATCATGCTGGGCTGCAGTGAACCCCTGGCAGCAGGTAGATGCATGTGTAGAAATCCTCCAAGGCTCCAGAGATCCAGCATCAACGCTGTGTGAGGTCCTCCGAGATTATGCACTGATGTGTCAACATAACGATGGATCCTTGGGACAGTGGAGGAATGCAACTGGCTGTG TACCAACCTGTCCATCAAACAGTCATTATGAACTCTGTGGAAGTTCATGTCCGTCTTCCTGCCCCAGCCTCTCCTTCCCCTTCACCTGTGACACTCAGTGCCAGGAGGGATGCCAGTGTAATGATGGGTTTGTCCTCAATGGTAACCAGTGTGTGCCTCCAACATCCTGTGGATGCTTTCATGATGGACGATATCGGCAAGCTGGAGAACAGTTCTGGGATGGAGAAGCATGTCAGAGCTTTTGCACCTGTAATGGTGTAACTGGTGTAGTCCAATGTTCCCCAAATTCATGTGGACCTCAGGAGTCCTGCCATGTTGTGGGGGGTGAGTTTGGCTGCCATCCCAACCCTCATGGCACCTGCTCGGCCTCTGGAGACCCTCACTACCTGACCTTTGATGGCAAGGCTTATGACTTCCAGGGAACCTGCCGCTATGTTCTGGCAACAGTGTGCAATGACACTGTGGACCTTCACCAGTTTTCTGTGAAAGCAAAGAATGAACCGTGGTTTGGACTGCCAGTTTCTATCACGGCTGAAGTGGTTGTTGATGTCTTGGGCTATGAAGTGCGTATGTCGAGAGGCAACATTGGTACTGTGGAG GTGAATGGAATCACAAGAAACCTGCCCATTGTTTTCAATGGAAGCCTGTCAATTTTTGGAAGTGGATCTCAAACATTTGTCAACGCAGCTTTTGGACTGAGCGTCATGTATGATGGAAGTAGCACAGTGTCCATTTCGGTGCCCCCAAGCTACAG AGGAAACATGTGTGGACTTTGTGGAAACTTCAATGGAAATCAAACTGATGATTTCCACACTCCAAGTGGAGCATTGTCCAACACTGCAGATGCTTTTGGGGCAGCTTGGAAGGTTCCTGGAAACCACACCTGTAGTGACGGCTGTGGCTCTTCATGCGCACAATGCAATGATGACCGATCTGCCAGGGCCCAGTGTGAGGTGATCCGGGCAGCTGACGGCCCCTTCAGCTTCTGCCACGAGGAGGTGGATCCAGCACCATATTTCAGTGACTGCGTCTTTGATGTCTGCGTGTCGGGAAATCGAGGCAGTGATCTCCTGTGCAGGGCTCTAGAGACATACGTCAGTGCCTGTCAGTCTGCTAATGTCCGAATCTACCCTTGGAGACAAAACACCACTTGCA gaACTGAGTGCCCAGCCAACAGCCATTATGAGCTGTGTGGAACAGACTGCGGCCACACCTGTGCCAGCAGCATTGATGCTGCCTGTGACCATGTTTGCTCTGAGGGATGTTTCTGTGATGAAGGTTTTTCCAGGAGTGGAACAAGCTGTGTGCCTGTGGAGAGCTGTGGCTGTCAGCATGACGGCTTCTATTTCAAT GCCGGTGAGTCCTTCTGGACAGACGGTTGCTCCCAACAGTGTGAATGTCAAGCGCCCAATGTCCTGATCTGCAGTCCCTCATCATGCACTCCTACACAAGAGTGCACCATCAGAGATGGCCAGCTGGGCTGTTACGACGCCATGTCTACCTGTACTGTATTGGGTGACCCACACTACATCACCTTCGATGGAGCCCTAACTCATTTCCAGGGATCATGCTCTTACGTCATCACTGAAAGCTTGAGACACAGCAACAATGAAACTCAGTACAAAGTCGTGGCCACCAACAAGCACAGAGGAAACAACTTTGTGTCTTTCGTGTCATCAGTTGATATATTCCTCTCAAATCATCCAGAGAGTGCTCATGTCAGACTCGGACCGAACAAGAGAGTCAag GTAAATGGAGCAGAGGTTTCTCTTCCCACCACTGCAGGAACTTTTGGTCAGGTGATGAGGCAGGGAAGTTACATAGTGTTTAATGCTGCTGATGTCGTAGTCCAGTTTGATGGCTCCAGTACTTTACTGGTCAGGATGGGCCGCAACTACCAGAACAGAGTTAGTGGAATGTGTGGGAACTTCAATGGTGATCCCAATGATGACAAAGTTTTGCCCAATGGTACTTTGGCCCAAAACGACAACCAGTTTGGCCACAGCTGGAAATCAGAGACAAGCCAAGAAGG ATGTGGATCCACTGATCAGAGAAGTGGTGATGGACTAAGTGACTGCCGCTTCATAGAAGAatacaaagaactctgcagagTCATCACCAACACCAGTGGCCCATTCAGTTCTTGTCACCTGCATTCAAACCCCCAACCAtttttcacttcctgtgtttacGATCTCTGCCTCTATACACCAGCCAATGGCATGCTGTGTTCTGCTGTCTCTGCTTATGAGAAAACCTGCACCAATTTGGGCCTTAGCATCCCCAACTGGCGCTCTCCTTTGCGTTGTG CTGAGACTGACCCCTGTGAACAGCTGGACTGCGCAGAGTATGAGTGGTGTGGTAAGAAAAATGGTGTGTACGGCTGCTTCTGTGACGAGCAACATCATCGACCCAACAATGAGAGCTACG ACTCAAACATTGAATGCTCCAGCAGTTCTGGCACCATGTCAGTGTCTCGCTGCCAGCTGTTTGAAGCGGGCTTCCACTCCAGTGCTCTCCATCTCCATGACAGCTCTTGCAACGGGACTCTCCAGGACGGACGACTCATCTTCCATTTTGACAATGACGGCCATCTGTGTGGGACAGCTCTTAGG AGCAATGGAACTCACTTCATGTATGAGAACACTATTCAAGGGCATGTGGATCCTCATGGAGGTTTGATTAGCCGTGAGAGGAATCTTCATCTGGATTTCTCCTGTGTTTACCCTCTGGCTCAGGCTCTGTCAATGGCTGTGGGCATCAACCCTGTGGAGAG CATTTTGAGGAAGAAGCTTCCTGTTGGCACTGGATCTTATAGTGTGAGGATGATCCCCTATGAGGATGAAGGCTTCCACTTCCCCTTGAGCACTAATGGAAACATAGAACTGGAAGttgatcaaatgttttacatgGAGGTGCGAACAGAAGGGGTGGATCAGCGCCAGTTTGCCACAGTTCTGGACTCTTGCTGGGCCACGCCAGTCAACCAAGCAAACTATCCTGTCCGCTGGGATCTCATTGCTTCGCA GTGTCCTAATCCAGAAGATGGAACCGTAGAGGTGATTCAGAACGGTGTCTCCACTGTGTCTCGTTTCTCCTTCAGGATGTTCAGCTTCACCAACCACACACAGATTTACTTGCACTGCAGTGTCCACTTGTGTCTTTTGAGAAACAACAACTGCAGAGCT cattgCTACCCGGGTTACCACACTCTATTCAAGAGGGACGTATCTTACCATGACTCTTCAGCTCTGTCAATTGGACCACTGGTGCTTGTGGCACAACCAAACACTG GTGGACTAATCCAAAGAAACGGTGTGAATCGAAAGATATCGACGTCAGATGGTACAGGCCATCTGGCATCAATTGTTACCCTGATTGTCAGTTTGCTGATGACCAGAATTCTGGTCAATTAA